The following coding sequences lie in one Myxococcaceae bacterium JPH2 genomic window:
- a CDS encoding cation:proton antiporter, whose product MSFLHHALIFLAAAVVAVPLFKRLGLGSVLGYLAAGAVIGPYGARLIADVDSILHVAELGVVLLLFLIGLELQPARLWQLRRSVFGMGGAQVVATGLLLTGVAWALGLPPGAALVSGFGLSLSSTAFALQLLAERNQLTTEHGRLAFGILLFQDLAVIPLLALLPLLGHSTEPSAEPGWVTGLKAAAALALVVVSGRYVLRPVFRMVASFHSQELFTATALLVVAGTAALVNAVGLSMALGAFLAGVLLAESEYRHELEADIEPFKGLLLGLFFIAVGMSVNLSLIAARPWLVTGLVLGLTALKALVLYGLGRFSFRRNEPAWSLAVVISQGGEFAFVLFSLAVSFQVMDRAQADLLVGVVGLSMAVTPFLSAAYERWVRPRLANAGPAREYDVSPEEDHPVIIAGMGRVGQVVARLLRAKRIGFTAIDASAEHIDFIRRFGNKVFYGDASRLDLLRSARADKAKVFVLAIDDIEASLRTARTVKEHFPHLAIYARARNRVHAYKLIELGITHFMRETFDSSLVLAEDVLQALGLTYSETRRVVDRFREYDEAMVRETAQYHRDEKALMAMAARAREELERIFEQDAAEEKKSA is encoded by the coding sequence ATGTCCTTCCTGCATCACGCCCTCATCTTCCTGGCCGCCGCGGTGGTGGCCGTGCCCTTGTTCAAACGGCTCGGCCTGGGGTCCGTGCTGGGCTATCTGGCGGCGGGGGCCGTCATCGGACCGTATGGCGCGCGGCTCATCGCGGACGTGGACAGCATCCTCCACGTGGCCGAGCTGGGCGTGGTGCTGTTGCTGTTCCTCATCGGGCTGGAGCTGCAGCCCGCGCGCTTGTGGCAGCTGCGACGCTCCGTGTTCGGCATGGGCGGCGCGCAGGTGGTGGCCACCGGCCTCCTGCTGACGGGCGTGGCGTGGGCGCTGGGCCTGCCGCCGGGCGCGGCCCTCGTGAGCGGCTTCGGCCTGTCCCTGTCGTCCACCGCGTTCGCGCTCCAGCTCCTCGCCGAGCGCAACCAGCTCACCACCGAGCACGGTCGGCTCGCGTTCGGCATCCTCCTGTTCCAGGACCTGGCCGTCATCCCGCTGCTGGCGCTGCTGCCGCTCCTGGGCCACTCCACCGAGCCCTCCGCCGAGCCGGGCTGGGTCACCGGGCTGAAGGCCGCGGCCGCGCTGGCGCTGGTGGTGGTGTCGGGGCGCTACGTGCTGCGCCCGGTGTTCCGCATGGTGGCGTCGTTCCACAGCCAGGAGCTGTTCACCGCCACCGCGCTGCTCGTGGTGGCGGGCACCGCCGCGCTGGTGAACGCGGTGGGCCTCTCCATGGCGCTGGGTGCCTTCCTCGCCGGCGTGCTCCTGGCCGAGTCCGAGTACCGCCACGAACTGGAAGCGGACATCGAGCCCTTCAAGGGCCTGCTGCTCGGCCTGTTCTTCATCGCCGTGGGCATGTCGGTGAACCTCTCGCTCATCGCCGCGCGGCCGTGGCTCGTCACGGGGCTGGTGCTGGGCCTCACCGCGCTGAAGGCGCTGGTGCTCTACGGCCTGGGCCGCTTCTCCTTCCGCCGGAACGAGCCCGCGTGGAGCCTCGCGGTGGTCATCTCGCAGGGTGGCGAGTTCGCCTTCGTCCTCTTCTCGCTGGCCGTGTCCTTCCAGGTGATGGACCGCGCCCAGGCGGACCTGCTGGTGGGCGTGGTGGGGCTGTCCATGGCCGTGACACCCTTCCTGTCCGCCGCGTATGAGCGCTGGGTGCGCCCGCGCCTGGCGAACGCGGGACCGGCGCGCGAGTACGACGTGTCCCCGGAAGAAGACCACCCCGTCATCATCGCGGGCATGGGGCGCGTGGGTCAGGTGGTGGCCCGTCTGCTGCGCGCCAAGCGCATCGGCTTCACCGCCATCGACGCCAGCGCCGAGCACATCGACTTCATCCGCCGCTTCGGCAACAAGGTGTTCTACGGCGACGCGTCGCGGTTGGACCTGCTGCGCTCCGCGCGCGCGGACAAGGCGAAGGTGTTCGTGCTCGCCATCGACGACATCGAGGCCTCGCTGCGCACCGCGCGCACGGTGAAGGAGCACTTCCCGCACCTGGCCATCTACGCGCGCGCCCGCAACCGCGTGCACGCCTACAAGCTCATCGAGCTGGGCATCACCCACTTCATGCGCGAGACGTTCGACTCCAGCCTGGTGCTGGCCGAGGACGTGCTCCAGGCCCTGGGCCTCACCTACTCGGAGACGCGGCGCGTGGTGGACCGCTTCCGCGAGTACGACGAGGCCATGGTGCGCGAGACGGCGCAGTACCACCGCGACGAGAAGGCCCTGATGGCGATGGCCGCCCGCGCGCGCGAGGAGCTGGAGCGCATCTTCGAGCAGGACGCCGCCGAGGAGAAGAAGTCCGCCTGA
- a CDS encoding GAF domain-containing protein, producing MSASALSPPYEAAFAALPDAALLLDDTGRVLACSLAGARSLGLSVEQVVGRHCAELGLMPQAVASLEATRAQALSSRGPLAVEVPWPTLQGPAPHAVLLTPLPGDGTAPTRVLLTARPLTEAEAMYARALEVEQAARAEMETAERRRSFLYQAMTTLFTHPPDPQGMYTLLAHLAVPDLADWCLVDALEQGPWVARVAVASLDPTQQERARALPSRTEMHEDAPVGLLRVLRTGEPELVPAVTDSLLRAAAAEPAHPALLQLLQARSYMIVPLRARGHTLGAVTFVSSDSGRRYGPDDLALAEDLCLRASLAIDNARLVGESRRAARAREDLLAVVSHDLKNPLGVVQLGAALLTRGAAGKPGSEAVAKQAARIHDAAERMSRLISDLLDWGRLEAGRLPLDTSEHSAAALATEALESIRPLAEAKGLLLQANLPPESLRVRCDRGRVLQVLGNLLGNALKFTPLGGTLAVTVTSRRGEVDFSVRDTGTGIAPEALPHIFDRYWQARDAASRGTGLGLAIAKGLVEAHGGAIRAESIPGVGSTFTFTLPVQGPSSTGAPLPGLAPPSL from the coding sequence ATGTCCGCCTCCGCGCTTTCGCCTCCCTACGAGGCCGCGTTCGCCGCGCTCCCCGACGCAGCCCTCCTGCTCGATGACACCGGGCGGGTGCTGGCGTGCAGCCTCGCGGGTGCCCGCTCGCTCGGGCTCTCGGTGGAGCAGGTGGTGGGCCGACACTGCGCGGAGCTGGGCCTGATGCCCCAGGCCGTCGCCTCGCTGGAGGCCACGCGCGCCCAGGCGCTCTCCTCGCGCGGCCCGCTCGCGGTGGAGGTGCCCTGGCCCACGCTCCAAGGGCCCGCGCCGCACGCCGTGCTGCTCACGCCCCTGCCCGGTGATGGCACAGCCCCTACCCGCGTGCTGCTCACCGCGCGGCCCCTCACCGAGGCCGAGGCCATGTACGCCCGCGCGCTGGAGGTGGAGCAGGCCGCGCGAGCGGAGATGGAGACGGCCGAGCGCCGCCGCTCGTTCCTCTATCAGGCGATGACGACGCTGTTCACCCACCCGCCGGATCCGCAGGGCATGTACACGCTGCTGGCGCATCTGGCGGTGCCCGACCTGGCGGACTGGTGTCTGGTGGATGCGCTGGAGCAAGGGCCCTGGGTGGCGCGCGTGGCCGTGGCCAGCCTGGACCCCACGCAGCAGGAGCGCGCGCGCGCGCTGCCCTCTCGCACGGAGATGCACGAAGACGCCCCCGTGGGACTGCTGCGCGTGCTGCGCACGGGTGAGCCCGAGCTGGTGCCCGCGGTGACGGACTCGCTCCTGCGCGCCGCCGCGGCCGAGCCCGCGCATCCCGCGCTGCTCCAGCTGCTCCAGGCGCGCTCGTACATGATTGTCCCCCTGCGCGCGCGCGGGCACACGCTGGGCGCCGTCACCTTCGTGTCCTCGGACTCCGGGCGCCGCTATGGCCCGGACGACCTGGCGCTGGCGGAGGACCTGTGCCTGCGCGCCAGCCTCGCCATCGACAACGCGCGACTGGTGGGCGAGTCGCGGCGGGCCGCGCGGGCTCGCGAGGACCTGCTCGCCGTGGTGTCGCATGACCTGAAGAACCCGCTGGGCGTGGTGCAGCTCGGCGCGGCGCTGCTGACGCGCGGCGCGGCGGGCAAGCCGGGGAGCGAGGCGGTGGCGAAGCAGGCCGCGCGCATCCACGACGCCGCGGAGCGCATGTCCCGGCTCATCTCGGACCTGCTGGACTGGGGTCGGCTGGAGGCCGGTCGGCTGCCGCTCGACACGAGCGAGCACTCCGCCGCCGCGCTCGCCACCGAGGCCCTGGAGTCCATCCGCCCGCTCGCCGAGGCCAAGGGCCTGCTGCTGCAAGCGAACCTGCCGCCCGAGTCCCTGCGCGTGCGGTGCGACCGCGGTCGCGTGCTCCAGGTGCTCGGCAACCTCCTGGGCAACGCGCTCAAGTTCACGCCCCTGGGCGGCACGCTCGCCGTCACGGTGACGTCACGGCGCGGCGAGGTGGACTTCTCCGTGCGCGACACCGGCACGGGCATCGCGCCCGAGGCGCTGCCCCACATCTTCGACCGCTACTGGCAGGCGCGCGACGCGGCCAGCCGGGGCACGGGGCTGGGGCTCGCCATCGCCAAGGGACTCGTGGAAGCCCACGGAGGCGCCATCCGCGCGGAGAGCATCCCAGGAGTGGGAAGCACCTTCACGTTCACCCTGCCCGTGCAGGGCCCCAGCTCCACGGGCGCGCCACTTCCCGGGCTCGCGCCGCCGAGCCTCTGA
- the cheB gene encoding chemotaxis-specific protein-glutamate methyltransferase CheB, which translates to MRTSPLRIVVAEDSPTARRLLVEILRADSGLEVVGEARDGVEAVSLTERLRPDLVTMDIQMPRMDGLDATRRIMTDVPTPVVVVSTLVERDIQTSMAALRAGALAVLQKPVGPESPSFDAESRRLRDTLRAMAEVKVVRRWPDRVTPAAAPLAPPLATRPSIVAMAASTGGPAALYQILSGLPASFPVPVLVVQHIALGFGDGLARWLGTATPLRVKVAEAGEPLSPGCVYLAPDDRHLGLTADGRAEVSSAAPVHGFRPSANWLFRAVARTHGAASLAVMLTGMGQDGLDGIRELHQAGGRVLAQDEASSVVYGMPGVVVGAHLAHEVLPLEQLSERLLRAFA; encoded by the coding sequence ATGAGAACGAGCCCCTTGCGCATCGTGGTGGCCGAGGACTCTCCCACCGCGCGCCGCTTGCTGGTGGAGATCCTCCGCGCGGACAGCGGCCTGGAAGTGGTGGGCGAAGCCCGCGACGGCGTGGAGGCGGTGTCCCTCACCGAGCGGCTGCGCCCCGACCTGGTGACGATGGACATCCAGATGCCGCGCATGGACGGCCTGGATGCCACCCGGCGCATCATGACGGACGTGCCCACGCCGGTCGTCGTGGTGTCCACGCTGGTGGAGCGAGACATCCAGACCTCCATGGCCGCGCTGCGCGCCGGCGCGCTCGCCGTGCTCCAAAAGCCCGTGGGCCCCGAGTCCCCGTCCTTCGACGCGGAGAGCCGCCGCCTGCGCGACACGCTCCGAGCCATGGCCGAGGTGAAGGTGGTGCGCCGCTGGCCGGACCGGGTCACCCCCGCGGCCGCGCCCCTGGCGCCTCCGCTCGCCACGCGCCCCTCCATCGTCGCCATGGCCGCCTCCACCGGCGGGCCCGCCGCGCTGTACCAGATTCTCTCCGGGCTCCCCGCCAGCTTCCCCGTGCCGGTGTTGGTGGTGCAGCACATCGCGCTGGGCTTCGGTGATGGACTCGCGCGGTGGCTCGGCACGGCCACGCCCCTGCGCGTGAAGGTGGCCGAGGCGGGCGAGCCCCTGAGCCCCGGCTGCGTCTACCTCGCGCCGGATGACCGGCACCTGGGCCTCACGGCCGACGGGCGCGCCGAGGTCTCCAGCGCCGCGCCCGTGCATGGCTTCCGTCCGTCCGCCAACTGGCTCTTCCGCGCGGTGGCGCGCACCCATGGCGCGGCCTCGCTGGCCGTCATGCTGACGGGCATGGGCCAGGATGGACTGGATGGCATCCGCGAGCTGCACCAGGCGGGAGGCCGGGTGCTCGCGCAGGACGAGGCCTCCTCCGTCGTCTACGGAATGCCCGGGGTGGTCGTGGGCGCTCACCTCGCGCACGAGGTGCTTCCTCTCGAGCAGCTCTCCGAGCGGCTCCTGCGCGCCTTCGCCTAG
- a CDS encoding sigma-54-dependent Fis family transcriptional regulator: protein MPGRILIVEDEREMRALLEKGLARRGFEPHAFGAADEALRHLESEDFDAVLTDLRMPGMDGLGLCERIVLNRPDIPVVVVTAFGSMETAVAAIRAGAYDFITKPIDVDALVLVLERAVGHRALRQEVRRLREALGRQQDDSGVVGESPALKQAYALIDRVADVDATVLITGESGTGKEVAARALHARGRRKEGPFVAINCAAMPEPLLESELFGHAKGAFTDAKAPRAGLFVKAHGGTLFLDEVGELPLTLQPKLLRALQERVVRPVGGDTEVPFDARIVAATNRDLELAVEEDRFREDLYYRLNVIGIELPPLRARGNDVLLLSQRFIEQFATRTGKRVVGLSPAAAQRLLAYGWPGNVRELQNCIERAVALTSFEQLTVDDLPERVRNYSSPRVVPENTDASELVTLEELERRYIHRVLEAVGGSRTLAARILGVDRKTLYRKLERGEAEDKDGKEPTRKA, encoded by the coding sequence ATGCCAGGCCGCATCCTGATTGTGGAGGACGAGCGCGAGATGCGCGCGCTGCTGGAGAAGGGCCTCGCCCGCCGCGGCTTCGAGCCCCACGCCTTCGGCGCCGCCGACGAGGCCCTCCGGCACCTGGAGTCCGAGGACTTCGACGCGGTGCTCACCGACCTGCGCATGCCCGGCATGGACGGGTTGGGGTTGTGCGAGCGCATCGTCCTCAACCGCCCGGACATCCCCGTGGTGGTGGTGACGGCGTTCGGCAGCATGGAGACGGCCGTGGCCGCCATCCGCGCCGGGGCCTACGACTTCATCACCAAGCCCATCGACGTGGACGCCCTGGTGCTGGTGCTGGAGCGCGCGGTGGGGCATCGCGCGCTGCGCCAGGAGGTGCGCCGGCTGCGCGAGGCGCTGGGCCGTCAGCAGGATGACAGCGGCGTGGTGGGCGAGAGCCCCGCCCTCAAGCAGGCCTACGCCCTCATCGACCGCGTGGCGGACGTGGACGCCACCGTGCTGATTACCGGCGAGAGCGGCACCGGCAAGGAGGTGGCCGCCCGCGCGCTGCACGCCCGAGGCCGCCGCAAGGAGGGGCCCTTCGTGGCCATCAACTGCGCGGCCATGCCCGAGCCCCTCCTGGAGAGCGAGCTGTTCGGTCACGCCAAGGGCGCCTTCACCGACGCCAAGGCCCCGCGCGCCGGCCTCTTCGTGAAGGCCCACGGCGGCACCCTCTTCCTGGACGAGGTGGGAGAGCTGCCCCTCACCCTCCAGCCCAAGCTCTTGCGCGCGCTCCAGGAGCGGGTGGTGCGCCCGGTGGGCGGGGACACGGAAGTGCCCTTCGACGCGCGCATCGTCGCGGCCACCAACCGCGACCTGGAGCTGGCCGTGGAGGAGGACCGCTTCCGCGAGGACCTCTACTACCGCCTCAACGTCATCGGCATCGAACTGCCCCCGCTGCGCGCGCGCGGCAACGACGTCCTCTTGTTGTCCCAGCGCTTCATCGAGCAGTTCGCCACCCGCACGGGCAAGCGCGTGGTGGGCCTGTCTCCGGCCGCCGCGCAGCGACTGCTCGCCTACGGTTGGCCGGGCAACGTGCGTGAACTCCAGAACTGCATCGAGCGCGCGGTGGCCCTCACCTCCTTCGAGCAGCTCACCGTCGACGACCTGCCCGAGCGCGTCCGCAACTACAGCAGCCCTCGCGTCGTCCCGGAGAACACGGACGCCTCCGAGCTGGTGACGCTGGAGGAGCTGGAGCGCCGCTACATCCACCGCGTGCTCGAGGCGGTGGGCGGCAGTCGCACCCTCGCCGCGCGCATCCTCGGCGTGGACCGCAAGACGCTCTACCGCAAGCTGGAGCGCGGCGAGGCGGAGGACAAGGACGGCAAGGAGCCGACCCGCAAAGCCTGA
- a CDS encoding response regulator, whose translation MTAPPAAPRALRILLAEDDDAMRALLVRALSRAGHTVVEVEDGFELSDYVEMMAGQGGSLEPPDVIVSDVRMPGCSGLEVLARLRRRGLTCPVLLLSAFADAETHAEAQRLGAHALLDKPVDLDVLRAAVVDAGGAA comes from the coding sequence ATGACCGCTCCTCCCGCCGCTCCCCGTGCGCTGCGCATCCTGCTGGCAGAGGACGATGACGCCATGCGTGCCCTCCTGGTGCGCGCGCTGTCTCGCGCCGGGCACACGGTGGTGGAGGTGGAGGATGGCTTCGAGCTGTCCGACTACGTCGAGATGATGGCCGGGCAGGGGGGGTCGTTGGAGCCGCCCGATGTCATCGTCAGCGACGTGCGCATGCCCGGGTGCTCGGGGCTGGAGGTGCTGGCGCGGCTGCGGCGGCGCGGGCTCACGTGCCCGGTGTTGCTCTTGAGCGCCTTCGCGGACGCGGAGACGCATGCGGAGGCCCAGCGGCTGGGCGCCCACGCGCTGCTGGACAAGCCGGTGGACCTGGACGTGCTGCGCGCCGCCGTCGTGGACGCCGGCGGCGCGGCCTGA
- a CDS encoding response regulator — protein sequence MDRDRLAQALLNSFLEELEGHVVSLNRDLLALEQAPAAPEAQTLVSGLMRTLHSVKGAARAASAPLVETACHRMEELLGTLQRGRAPTPEIFELCFATVDALDDAGRKLAAREELGGSELEALVPRLEAATNEPFTAAAPGAARAPVPASGPGPSPAPGSTPSSPSGRAAAEPGSPTQAPVTEALPVRVSAQKLDALLARSGELRVATLRLEGRAEPLDSLREELTGLREAVRGTPAEPVLRRAESELTRVARTLAADQRLLGQAAAGLDDEVRRARTLPFEEGCTGLERAARDVAHDRGLRVRLEVQGGSLELDRSLLQSLREPLLHLVRNAVAHGLEPPEERRRAGKPEEGRIVLGAQLRGNRVVVEVEDDGRGLDLRALRERARARGLPVPEDDAEAARLVFLPGLSTAAQVTAVSGRGVGLDVVRAQVEALRGGVAVTFQPGVGTRFLLDVPLTLSTVRVLLVSAGGQTLALASEAVERLVRLSPESVREVEGRATWATGSALVPLAPLAELLGLPASPPQARLKAVVLDSGTARAALVVDGVTAEQEVLVRPLGPRVRRARHVSAAAVLPDGHLALLLNPASLVRAAGGRAAPDRFFPSPQARQARRRVVLADDSPTTRALELSILESAGYEVVPCVDGAEAWERLQAGGADALVLDVEMPRMDGFALTEAVRGSPRFARLPVVLVTARDRPEDRARGLRAGASAYLVKSAFDPTSLLETLRRLL from the coding sequence ATGGACCGCGACCGGCTGGCCCAAGCGCTGCTCAACTCCTTCCTCGAGGAGTTGGAGGGTCATGTCGTGTCGCTCAACCGCGACCTGCTCGCGCTGGAGCAAGCCCCCGCCGCGCCCGAGGCGCAGACGCTCGTCTCCGGATTGATGCGCACGCTGCACAGCGTGAAGGGCGCGGCGCGGGCCGCCAGCGCGCCGCTGGTGGAGACCGCCTGTCATCGCATGGAGGAGCTGCTGGGCACACTCCAGCGCGGACGCGCTCCCACGCCGGAGATTTTTGAGCTGTGCTTCGCCACGGTGGACGCGCTGGATGACGCGGGCCGCAAGCTCGCCGCACGAGAGGAATTGGGCGGCTCGGAGCTGGAGGCGCTCGTGCCTCGGCTGGAAGCGGCCACGAATGAGCCCTTCACCGCCGCGGCTCCCGGGGCGGCCCGAGCACCCGTGCCCGCCTCAGGTCCAGGGCCTTCGCCAGCACCTGGTTCAACGCCTTCGTCGCCATCGGGCCGCGCCGCCGCGGAGCCTGGGTCCCCGACGCAGGCCCCGGTCACCGAGGCGCTGCCCGTTCGAGTGTCCGCCCAGAAGTTGGATGCCCTGCTCGCGCGCAGCGGAGAGCTGCGGGTGGCCACGCTGCGCTTGGAAGGGCGCGCCGAGCCGCTGGACTCGCTGCGCGAGGAACTGACCGGACTGCGCGAAGCCGTGCGCGGCACTCCCGCCGAGCCCGTGCTGCGGCGCGCGGAGTCCGAGCTGACGCGCGTGGCTCGGACACTCGCCGCGGATCAACGACTCCTGGGGCAGGCCGCCGCGGGTCTCGACGACGAGGTCCGCCGTGCGCGCACCCTCCCCTTCGAGGAAGGCTGCACGGGCCTGGAGCGCGCCGCGCGCGACGTGGCGCATGACCGAGGGCTGCGCGTGCGCCTGGAGGTGCAGGGCGGCTCCTTGGAGCTGGACCGTTCGCTGCTCCAGTCCCTGCGCGAACCGCTGCTGCACCTCGTGCGCAACGCGGTGGCGCACGGCTTGGAGCCCCCCGAGGAGCGGCGACGCGCGGGCAAACCCGAGGAGGGCCGCATCGTGCTCGGCGCGCAACTGCGCGGCAATCGCGTGGTGGTGGAGGTGGAGGACGATGGCCGTGGACTCGACCTGCGCGCGCTGCGCGAGCGGGCCCGCGCCCGAGGTCTCCCTGTCCCCGAGGACGACGCGGAAGCCGCGCGGCTCGTCTTCCTCCCCGGCCTGTCCACCGCCGCCCAGGTGACGGCGGTCTCGGGCCGAGGCGTGGGGCTGGATGTCGTGCGTGCGCAGGTGGAGGCGCTGCGCGGCGGCGTGGCGGTGACGTTCCAACCGGGCGTGGGCACGCGCTTCCTGCTCGACGTTCCCCTCACGCTGAGCACCGTGCGGGTGCTGCTCGTCTCCGCCGGAGGGCAGACGCTCGCGCTGGCCAGTGAAGCGGTGGAGCGCCTGGTGCGGCTGTCTCCCGAATCCGTCCGCGAAGTCGAAGGTCGCGCCACCTGGGCGACCGGGAGCGCGCTGGTGCCGCTCGCCCCGCTGGCCGAGCTGTTGGGCCTGCCCGCCAGCCCGCCGCAGGCGCGGCTCAAGGCGGTGGTGCTGGACTCGGGCACGGCGCGCGCCGCGCTGGTGGTGGATGGGGTGACGGCCGAGCAAGAGGTGTTGGTGCGCCCGCTGGGGCCTCGCGTGCGGCGCGCGCGCCACGTGTCCGCCGCGGCGGTGCTGCCGGACGGCCATCTGGCGCTCCTGCTCAACCCCGCGTCACTGGTGCGAGCGGCGGGCGGGCGAGCGGCCCCCGACCGCTTCTTCCCTTCCCCGCAGGCCCGGCAGGCGCGCCGCCGCGTGGTGTTGGCGGACGACTCGCCCACCACGCGCGCGCTGGAGCTGAGCATCCTGGAGAGTGCGGGCTACGAGGTGGTGCCGTGCGTGGACGGCGCCGAGGCCTGGGAGCGACTCCAGGCGGGAGGGGCGGATGCGCTGGTGCTCGACGTGGAGATGCCTCGGATGGATGGCTTCGCGCTGACGGAGGCCGTGCGCGGCTCCCCTCGCTTCGCGCGCCTGCCCGTGGTGCTCGTCACCGCGAGGGACCGCCCGGAGGACCGCGCGCGCGGCCTGCGCGCCGGCGCGAGCGCATATCTGGTCAAGAGCGCCTTCGACCCAACGAGCCTGCTGGAGACCCTGAGGCGACTGCTATGA
- a CDS encoding HAMP domain-containing histidine kinase, producing the protein MKLARKITLALVLLAVAVMAGLQTFQVERELARSAIDMQHDHRLLGHTLAGSIGKAWQLAGESEALTLLNQANRFQEQVRLRWVWIDGGPGSGFAPLLPPALLASLRAGHDGSVVDASDDPDVLRSYTPVLLGRRLGAIEITEALTEQQLHVRTTIMGTAIATATIAVFFLLAAMALGRRLVGRPVEQLMTFAHRIGEGDLTARVPLRGGRGDELTTLAAAMNRMGEQLEETRSRLATETAGRLSTLEHLRHADRLTTVGKLASGVAHELGTPLNVVMGRAKMIASGEAEGDEVGECARIISQQAQHMTAIIRQLLDFARRRTPHRAPEDVAQLVTRTLGLLKPMATKHGVTLAQDVPSGLSLDVDGGQLQQVLTNLVMNGIQAMRRSGALRVSAQHTRAAPPADVGGPEAEWVRLDVEDEGEGISPEVLPHIFEPFFTTKDVGEGTGLGLSVSYGLVRDHGGWIAVRSQPGHGSCFSIYLPPGADSCQAAS; encoded by the coding sequence GTGAAGCTCGCCCGAAAAATCACGCTCGCCCTCGTCCTGCTCGCCGTGGCCGTCATGGCCGGGCTGCAGACGTTCCAGGTGGAGCGAGAGCTGGCGCGCTCCGCCATCGACATGCAGCACGACCACCGATTGCTCGGCCACACGCTCGCCGGGTCCATCGGAAAGGCGTGGCAGCTGGCCGGTGAGTCGGAAGCCCTCACGCTGCTCAACCAGGCCAACCGCTTTCAAGAACAGGTGCGCCTGCGCTGGGTGTGGATTGATGGCGGGCCGGGCTCGGGCTTCGCGCCCCTCTTGCCGCCCGCGCTCCTGGCCTCGCTGCGCGCCGGGCATGACGGCTCGGTGGTGGACGCCAGCGATGACCCGGACGTGCTGCGCTCGTACACGCCCGTGCTGCTGGGCCGCCGCCTGGGCGCCATCGAAATCACCGAGGCCCTGACCGAGCAGCAGCTCCACGTGCGCACCACCATCATGGGCACGGCCATCGCCACGGCCACCATCGCCGTCTTCTTCCTCCTGGCCGCCATGGCCCTGGGCCGTCGGCTGGTGGGCCGCCCGGTGGAGCAGCTCATGACGTTCGCCCATCGCATCGGCGAGGGCGACCTCACCGCGCGCGTGCCCCTGCGCGGAGGCCGCGGCGACGAGCTCACCACGCTGGCCGCGGCCATGAACCGCATGGGCGAGCAGTTGGAAGAGACGCGCTCGCGGCTGGCCACGGAGACCGCGGGGCGACTGTCCACGCTGGAGCACCTGCGCCACGCGGACCGCCTCACCACGGTGGGCAAGCTGGCCTCGGGCGTGGCGCACGAACTGGGCACGCCCCTCAACGTGGTGATGGGCCGCGCCAAGATGATTGCCTCCGGCGAGGCCGAGGGCGACGAGGTGGGCGAGTGCGCCCGCATCATCTCCCAGCAGGCCCAGCACATGACGGCCATCATCCGTCAGCTCCTGGACTTCGCGCGCCGCCGCACGCCCCACCGCGCGCCCGAGGACGTGGCGCAGCTCGTCACGCGCACGCTGGGCCTGCTCAAGCCCATGGCCACCAAGCACGGCGTCACGCTGGCGCAGGACGTGCCCTCGGGCTTGTCGCTGGACGTGGACGGTGGACAACTCCAACAGGTGCTCACCAACCTGGTGATGAACGGCATCCAAGCGATGCGGCGCTCGGGCGCCCTGCGCGTCAGCGCCCAGCACACGCGCGCCGCGCCCCCCGCGGACGTGGGCGGCCCCGAGGCGGAGTGGGTGCGCCTGGACGTGGAGGACGAAGGAGAGGGCATCTCGCCGGAGGTGCTGCCCCACATCTTCGAGCCCTTCTTCACCACCAAGGACGTGGGCGAGGGCACGGGCCTGGGGCTGTCCGTCTCCTATGGCCTGGTGCGCGACCATGGCGGCTGGATTGCCGTGCGCAGCCAGCCAGGGCATGGCAGTTGTTTCTCCATCTACCTGCCCCCGGGAGCCGACTCATGCCAGGCCGCATCCTGA
- a CDS encoding response regulator: MAWHDGADTGEELPWVPGSEAPPADPRVLIAEDDTEMRRLMAEALGRHGCDILEARDGRELIEMLVRGRAGVAQVVPDLIITDVRMPGCTGLEVLSRLRRVDWATPVILITAFGDEATHLEARRLGAAFTFDKPFDLDALCDAVRTLTGQS, from the coding sequence ATGGCCTGGCATGACGGTGCCGACACTGGAGAGGAGCTGCCCTGGGTTCCGGGCAGCGAGGCGCCCCCCGCGGACCCTCGCGTGCTCATCGCCGAGGACGACACGGAGATGCGGCGCCTCATGGCGGAGGCCCTGGGCCGCCACGGCTGCGACATCCTGGAGGCGCGCGACGGTCGCGAGCTCATCGAGATGCTCGTGCGGGGCCGCGCCGGCGTGGCGCAGGTGGTGCCCGACCTCATCATCACCGACGTGCGCATGCCCGGGTGCACCGGCCTGGAGGTCCTCTCCCGCCTGCGCCGCGTCGACTGGGCCACGCCCGTCATCCTCATCACCGCCTTCGGAGACGAGGCCACCCACCTGGAGGCCCGCCGCCTGGGCGCCGCCTTCACCTTCGACAAGCCCTTCGATTTGGATGCCCTCTGCGACGCGGTCCGGACCCTCACCGGGCAGTCGTGA